GCCTCATGCTGAGCCTCCGCAACTACGAAATCAAATCCTTGGCGGAACGCGAGGCCCAAGTCAAGGCGCAGTGGGCCAAGGATACGCTGAGGTTTCCCGAGCCGTTTCCTTACCGGAATGTCATCGAATGGGATTCGGCCATTGCGAAGCGGAAATACCTGAAGCATGATACGCTCTCCGAGCGGAACGATGCCGAAATCGACCTCGCCTGCCACTATGTCAAGACATTCGCCTTTCAAATTGATACGGTCACAAATCCAAGGATCCAAGATTTTGACCGGATCGTCGCGCTTGCACAAGCACGTGGGTGGAACCTGATCCTCAACATCTTGCCGGAGAACATGGAACAGGCGGAAAGGCTCGTCGGAAAGGAACTGACCTGGCTGATGCGTCAAAACCGCGATCTTTTGGTGCGACGATATGGGAAGCAGAAAGGTGTGACCGTCATAGATCAGTTGGAGGCACTCCCCAACGCAGACTTCCGGGATCAGGATTGGACCACGGAACATTACTTGGAGCATGGCCGCCGCAGCGTGGCGGACCGTATAGCGGCAGCCATCAAGCCAATATATCCGAAGGATTACGTCATCCCCAAGCAGCAAAACCGCTTGACAAACCATTCATTTTTCAACGATTGCGAAGGCGGCGAAGTCTGGAGCCAAATGCAAACCTTGGATGCGGTTCACGCCCACGGCGGCCTCAGCGCGAGCCTCACGGGAAATGGCAAGGGACAATTCGGGGTGACTTTCACTTACCCCATTCCAAAATTGGACTCCAACAGCTTGGACAGCATTGCCTTCAGTTGCTGGGTATTTTCGGAGAGCCAAGACCACAATGCCGCCATCGCTTGGGAGGCAAGTGGCGACAGTACAGGCTATCTTTGGGACAGTTTGCAGTTCCGGGGCCTGCAACAAAAACCTTCGGAATGGCAACAAATTCACTTTAGAATCGCCTTGTGGCCCAATGTTGCAGCGGCGGACATCATCAAGGTTTATCCCTACAATCCCTCGGCATTGCCGATTTGGTTTGACGACATCCGGATCGAGTTTTTGGGGAATGGGAATTGAACGGTATCCACAACGGGACCGAGCCAATTTGCAGATTCGCAGCCGATTTAATGCAATGATTTGTTTTTCAGACCATTAACACAAACGTTCAACAAATCCAAGTGTCCAATTTTTGTAGCCGGATGTGAATATCCTAGCTTTCATTGGCGCCCTGTATTCACTAATTTTACAGGCCCATAGTTAAAACCATTTGCCTAATTGGGCAGCTTTGGCAAAAAAAGAGGCAGAACGCAAAGTATGGCAGCAGAAAACAAGGGCGGCGTCTACGACGAAAGTTCGATCAAATCACTTGATCCACTAGAGCACATCCGGATCAGGCCCGGTATGTACATCGGCAAGTTGGGAGACGGCTCCTCGCCCGAAGATGGTATTTACATCCTGCTCAAGGAGGTGATCGACAACTCCATCGACGAATTTATGATGGGTGCAGGCAAGACGATCGAGGTGACTGTGACGCAACACAAAGTGCGTGTGCGTGACTACGGCCGCGGCATTCCGTTGGGCAAAGTGATCGACTGCGTCTCCCAGATCAACACGGGCGGCAAATTTGACTCCGAATCTTTCCAAAAGTCGATCGGTCTCAACGGTGTCGGTACCAAAGCCGTCAATGCGCTTTCCTCCTCTTTTTCCGTTCAAGCTTACCGCGACAACAAGACCAAACTCGCTGAATTTGAATTCGGAAAGCTGGTCAAAGACGAGCCGATCGTGGAGAATTCGATGCGGCACGGTACGCTGACCATTTTCACGCCTGACGAATCGATTTTCCGCAATTACAAGTACAATCAGGAGTACGTCGAAAACCTGATTCGCAACTATGTCTTCCTCAACCGCGGCCTCACGATCATTCTCAATGGCGAAAAATATGCCTCGGAGAATGGTTTGAAGGACCTTTTGGAATTCAATACCACCGAAGAAGAACGTCGTTACCCCGTCATTCATTTCGCGGACGAAGACATCGAGGTAGCAATGACCCACGGTTCGCAGTACGGCGAACAATACTACAGCTTTGTCAACGGCCAAAACACCTCCCAAGGGGGTACGCACTTGGCAGCATTCCGCGAAGCGATTGTGAAGGCCGCGCGGGAATTTTACGGCAAGCCGTTTGAGGCAAGCGACGTGCGCGCAAGCATCGTGGGCGCGATCGCGGTGCGGGTGCAGGAGCCGGTCTTCGAATCCCAAACCAAAACCAAACTCGGCAGCGTCAATACCGAACCCAAGGGTGAGGGCAAGGTGATCCGGACGTGGATCAACGACATCGTCTCCAAGCAGCTCGACAACTTCCTGCACAAGAATCCGACGATTGCAGATGAGTTGCTGAAACGCATCCGCCAAAGCGAACGCGAGCGCAAGGACATTGCCGGCATCAAAAAGCTCGCCAATGACCGCGCCAAAAAGGCCAATTTGCACAACAAGAAGTTGCGCGACTGCAAAATCCACTTTGACACCCAGCACGAACGCAATGGCGAGACCGTGATCTTCATCACCGAGGGTGACTCGGCGAGCGGTTCGATCACGACCGCGCGCGATCCGCAGACGCAAGCCGTCTTCTCGTTGCGAGGTAAACCGCTCAACTGCCATGGGTTGACCAAGAAGATCGTTTACGAAAACGAGGAATTCAACCTGTTGCAGCACGCCCTCAACATCGAGGACGGCATCGAAGGGCTGCGTTACCACAAGATCATCGTCGCGACCGATGCCGACGTCGACGGGATGCACATTCGCTTGTTGTTGCTGACATTTTTCCTGCAATTTTTCCCTGAAATCGTGCGCAACGGGCATTTGTACATCCTGCAAACGCCGCTCTTCCGCGTGCGGAACAAGAAGGAAACCATCTATTGCTACGACGAAAACGAAAAGCAGGCAGCGATGGTCAAACTGGGCAAAAACCCCGAAATCACACGATTCAAAGGTTTGGGCGAGATTTCTCCGAATGAATTTGGAGCGTTTATTGGGGAGCACATGCGTTTGGATCCCGTGATCATCCGCAAGGATTCCAAGATCACGGAAATGCTGGATTACTACATGGGTAAAAACACGCCCGACCGTCAGGATTTTATCATTGACAACCTGCGGGTAGAGAAATTGACGGTGGAGGAGGTGGCCTAGTCGCCACCGGCGACTCCCTCCTCACTCACACTCTCTCTCACGCTCCCACTCTCACTCCCGCAAGAACTCCCCCTCGCGGCCCAAAATCCTATGGCTCTTTTCGCAAATCCTGCCTAAATTGCCTGATATGGGCAAAAATCCGCTGCTGCAAGATTTCCTGGAAAGGCTGCCGATGTTTTCGGAAAACGAGCGGCTTGCGATGTCCGAACAAATCGATATTCTCGAGGCAAAAAAGGGGACTCTGTTGCTTGCTGACGGCGAGGTGGCCTCCAAATGCTATTTTGTCTTGAAAGGCTGCATCCGCCAATATTCCATGGTCGATGGGGAAGAAAAAACAACGGCGTTCTTCACCGAAGAAGAGGCAGCGGTCGCATTCACGAGCTATACACAGGGCGTTCCCTGCTCCCACTTTTGGATTTGTGCCGAGGATTCAACCCTGATCGTCGGTGCCCAAAACATCGAAATGGAGATGTATGAACAATTTCCCCACCTGCAAGCGATGACAAGAATGATGGTGGAGCAGGACTTCGGCAAACGGCAGGAAGAATTTGCGGCCTTCATCGTTTCATCTCCCGAGGAAAGATATTTGCACCTGATGAACAACCGCCCTTCGCTGTTGCAGCGGGTTCCGCAACATCAAATTGCGAGCTATCTCGGCGTGACGCCTGAATCCCTGAGCCGCATCCGCAAGCGGGTGCAATCCAAACAAGCATAGCCTTTCTCAGTAAATGGCGCTTTCTCATTATGCCGAACGGGAATCATTTCGCGGTGGCGATCTTGGTTTTCCCGCCCCTCAGCAGGAGCCAAACGGCCAAACCCACTTCGCTCAAAATTCCTGAAAGGGCTACGACCACGGTCATTCCATCCTTGATTTGCGCATAATCGGGCATCCACAATTTGGCTGCATTGTCTACGCAGTAGGCGCAACCCGCAATGAACAGGAGAACACTCAGCAGCTTGGGCATAAATCCGGATCGCATTACGAGGAAACCAAGAACCAACACATGGATGCCAAAAATGATCATTGCAAATGCCCATTGGCCGTCAAACGCCTGGAATTGCTGCATTGCTTCCATATTTGCCGCCTCGGAACCGCCATTTTGCACCAGCGAAAATCCAAGGAATAGCCTGAAAATCGCAGCACCAAAGAGCAAGGAATACAACAACCGCAGTGCGGCAGAGACCATGGAGGCCCGTGGATGCACCGGCTTAAAAAAGACATACAGCCCCCAGGTGACCAGCAAATCGCAAAGCAAAACCAAGACGAAGCAACCCAAGCCGATGCGCGCAAGGCCGGAAGCCTCCCCGATTTTTGTGGCTGTCAAGCTTGCATTCCCCTGCACGATCAGCCCTTGGTGAAAGGCAAACTCGGCAACCATGGCTGCAACAAACATGACCAAGAGTGAAATCGAAGAAGTTAATGCCGCTTTACGCAGCGCGCCGGAACCAAGTAGTGGATTTTGAGCTGTTTTCATCTTTCCATTTAGTATTGATGCCGCAAAGTTCGGTGACCACCAACCCGCAAGACGTTGACTTTGGGTAAGAAATTCATTGAAGGCGACACTATTCGGAGGGATGGCATAAAAGCAATTGGGGCATCCCTAACGAGATGCCCCAATTGTCATTGGATGGGGAGATGCGCTTAGCGCATCACCTGTACTTTGGCATTCCGCGAAGTGGTTGCGGTTTGCATCCGTACGATGTACATGCCATCTGCGAGGGCATCCATATTGACGTCAATCGTGTTGGCACCTGCGATCAGGTCCACGCTGCGGTTGACCAAGATGCGTCCAGACAGATCCATGATGGTCATGGTGGCGGCACCTTCGGTGGTGGCAAGGTAGTTGACGAAGAGATTCTGGCTCGTCGGGTTTGGCCAGACTTGCATTTCGTCGACCAGCACGTCAACACCTTCCTTGGCGACCGTTTGCTGAGGACCGCTCATGCGGGTCCAATTGGCAGCCTGCGTCCCGGCGCGAAGGGTATAGCTCGTCGCCGTATTGAAGGCGCCGTTGTATCCTACGACCTTAATGCGGTAGGTTGCAGCTACCGTTGAGGTATTGTAGATGATGGCTTCCGAAGTGGTACTACCATTGGTAGACGAACCCAAAAGCGTTGTACCATTGCTAGCATACAGATACACATCATAGTCAGCAGGCAAAGTCGTCAAGGTAATCTTCACCTTTGGTGCCGTGCTGAGCGTGGTAAATGTAAACCAGTCAATGTCGGTTGCCGTGCAAATCTTGGCCAATACATTCGTATTTCTTGTAATCGTTTTGGCAGTTGCGGAGGTTTCATTGGCCTCGTAACTGTCGGTACAAGTTGCAGCCGAAGTGGTAAAGTTGGCGCCTGCAACGTAGGCGCTGTTGCCGCCGGAGCAAACTGCCTGCACTTGCCAGTTGTAAGTTGTTGCAGCTGCGAGACCGGTGAGAGCTTTGCTGTTGGTCGTACTCGTCGTGGTGGTCCAAGTCGTGCCCCCATTGATTTTGTATTGTACGTTGTAGCTTGTGGCGCCAGTGACTGCTGCCCAGTTCAAGGTTGCACCAGAGGAGGTGATGCCGCTCACGCTGAGTGATGCTGGATTGCCGCAAGTGGTGGAACTGCTCAAAGTGACTTGATAGTCCTCGACTTCACCGTAGCTAAAAGCCTCGCACTCCGTTTGTGCAGCATTGTACTTCATGGAAATACGCATGCGCGTGACGGTTGCTGTCGCAGTGGTTGGCACGGTGATGGATCCCGTGCGGGCACCTGTAGCGGCAGAACCGGAATTGTACAACAATTCACCAGCATCGGCGAAATCCTTGTCATTGTTCAAGTCGATCCACAACTTCCACCATTCTGGATAGGCAGTCGCGGTATACCCTGGGGTTAGGGTGATGCCGGTAGCGACACCCTTGGTCAGATTAACGTTGGTGCCTGTGTAGTTGCCGTAACCACCGTTGTTTCCGGAGTTGTTCGTGAATGCTCCGACCGCGACAGTTTGGATCCATTCGTCGGCCGTTGAGCTACCGGAAGATGCACAATAGGTCGTCGTACCAGCACCGCATCCATTGGAAGTGGCAAGGCTAGCACGAGCGCCAGTCATGACAGCGACCATTCTTGCCTTCTGACCCATGGTAAAAATATTCATGGCAGCATCATCGGTATAGTCCATGTAATTCTGGTACATCACCCCTGGGCTGGTGGTGGTGCAACCATCCGTGCGGACCGAGCCGACAGCAGGGTTACCATAGACCATTTCACATTGGTTGGGGGTATCGGTCACGGCATCGGAACCGCTGCATTCACTGCCTGCGGAGCAAGTACCATCCCCTTGGCCGCAATCATCTCCCCAAATGTGGTAAAGGTTGAGCCAGTGACCCACTTCGTGTGTTGCTGTACGTCCTTTGTTGAACGGCGCAGTTGCTGTGCCGCTCGTTCCAAAGGCTGTGTAGTTGATGACCACGCCGTCGGTTGATACCGGTCCGCCAGGGAATTGGGCGTAGCCCAACAATCCACCGCCTAAGGGGCATACCCAGAGATTCAAGTATTTGGTGGCATCCCAAGCAGTTTTGCCACCTGTCGCATTTGACTTCACGGCATCATCGTCGACAAAGGACGTTACAGCTGTCGATGTACGTGTGATACCTGTCGTAGCTGCGCCAGTCGGATCAACCGTGGCTAGACAAAAATTGATTTCACAGTCGGCCGCAATGCTGGTCCAAGCAGCAGGCGTATTTACCTTGTCGGCATTCAAACGGCGGAAGTCATTGTTCAGCACCGTCAATTGGGACTGAATCTGGGCATCCGAGATGTTTTGTGTGGTCGTGTTGTACACGACGTGTACCACCACTGGAATATTGTAGACGACATCTTGTCCTTGATCATCATACTGATCGACAAATGCCGCAGTTTGCGCCTCGATGCGGGCACGTACGCTGGCAAGATTGGGATCCAAAGCCTCCAAACGGGCTTGATTCTCCATCGTATTGCAATTTCTCACCTGCTGCCCGATCAAGCCACTGCTGACGACCAAGCCCAGGAAAATCCCAAGTACAATTTTTTTCATCTGACTGAGTGAATTAAATGACGAATTGATTCGGGGGTGAAGCTACTCAAAACCACGATGCCTACGGAAATCAGCAATGAAAATGAAAGGTTGCAGGACAATTTGCTTCACAACCAACACATTGAAGCCAGATTCGTCAGCGACCAATTTCCGCAAATTCTTCCTAAATCAATTTAGTTTATGCCAGCACCTCCCTTGCAGAACAAGGCGAAACAAGGCATGGTCCCAAACGAGAGATTCAATGATGTAAGAAAAATCAGGAATCCAACCCAAAGATTAGCGCTTGGGCCTAAAGAAGTAGAAATCAGCCTTGGACGAATTGATCGGGTCTTTGGGATCCACCTTGTATTTGTTGTCGATCTTCTTCCAAAATTCCCAATCGGGACGATTTTGGGCGATCCAGTCCGTGAAAACACGGTCAATTTCGTGATGGTTTTGGGCTTTCTGGAAATTGCTGGAATAAACCAGCACGTATTTGCTCGCCGCGTTGAATAGGTGGTTCATGTAGTTGTTGAACACCTCGTCTTCGATCAAGTGATACAGCACGTCCAATGACATCGCCAAATCGACCTTGAAGACCTCGTGGTTGTCTTGGAAAGCACGTGAATCATAGACGAAGAAGCTTTTGCTGTCATCGCCCTTGAACAGATGCATACAATGCCGGATGATCGTCGGCGACACATCCAAGCCGATGTAGTTGGGATACTTGCCCAAAGTCAATTGATTGCCGTCGCCACAGCCAAATTCGATAACGGTTTGGATGTCGTTTTCTGCGACGAAGGCATTGATGATCTCGGCCTTGTGCATCGCAAGCAAGCTATAAGATCCTGCACCGGAATTGCCGCCGGTGGCGTAGCGCGACTCCCAATATTCAGCCGAACCCGGGAATTTTTTCTGGCCAAACACGGCCTTCTTTACCTTGATGGCCGCAGGCCCTAAAACTGGGATGCGATTGACGATTTTTCCGACTGACATACGCGCTGAATTCTAAAAACTTGACCAGACGGGCAAAACAATTCTACCCTGAACAAATGCAAAAATCCGAATCCTTTTCCGGTTTTGCAATGTTGCAGGGATTCACCTGCAGAATCATGTTCAACTTTGAGGCAAAAGTCCCTTTTTCCGGCAAGGAGGATGTTGGGAATGCCCAATGTGCATCAGCGATCAGCGGGCAAACCGCGCGTAGGTCGGATACCCAGGCTCCAGTGGAGACCGGATCACGAACAGCTTGCTGTCTTCCAAGGCATCCAATGTCAGCATTTCCGCATTCGAAGCCGTGAAAAAATCATCCACTTCCAAAGTCGTTCCATGCAATTCCAACTTGCCATCCAGCACATAAGCCGACACAACCTCGCCATTGCCAATGGTGAGCGTTTGCGTTCCTTTTATCATGCGCAACTCCTCGATTGTGACACCTGGCGTGACCATGTGCAAGGGCGAACCCTCGCCTTTGTAGGTTTTGACCACCATGCCTTCGCGCTCCGTCAAAGGAAAGGCTTCGGTGGGATAATCGTCATAACTCGCAGGCTGCCCGAGGGTGACATTGAGGTTGGGATCCATCCAAATCTGGAAGATGGAGGATTTTTCCTTGATTTTCTCCGAATGCGAGACGCCGTTGCCGGCGCGAATGATTTGGGCATCGCCCGCCCGCAAGGTCCGCCATTCCCGAAGCTTGGTATCGTAGTGCTCAATTTCTCCGCGCAGAACGAAGGACATGATTTCGAAGCCTTTGTGGGGATGCAAGCCGATGGTGCTGTCACCGCCGGGCGTCCAGGCATGGGCCCAATAAAAAAGATTGGAATAAGGCTTGCCGCGGCCACCGTCGCCGGGAAATCCGATCGGTTTGTTTTCCAGAATCGCGCCAAAGTTGAATTCACCTTGGCCCTGTTGCGCTTTGTGGAGGATGTCGAGATGCATGTGCAATCGTTCTTTTGGATGTAATAACATGAATTCTGGAAACAATGTTTTTCGCGCTGTTAGTCCATTGATTCAAGGACCAAATTGGTGAATCCTTGCCTTTTATATCTTGGTAACTAAGTGTTGAAGCTGGAAGCGCGTCATTAAGCAAGGCATCTTGACCTCGATTGGGACTCGAAAAGCCCGTGGGCATTTCTGGGGTTATTGTCTCCGCGATGTAATCGCACGCAAACGTGCGACACTTCCACTCGTTTCAGGTCTGGAACGACACCCAAATCATGGCAAGCTGGAGCAGAGGGTTCGCCACTATGTCCTCGCATCTCCCCACTCATTGCCTGCTCGGCCTGAAATCCCGTGTCATGGCAGGTCGGAAGTCTCGGGGCGCTGGAAAAGTGGCGGAATCCAGCTATGGCCCGCACCGGCCTTTGCGGTCGGCGGTGGGGACGGGCTTTTTTGGGCGCCTTGCTACGGGCTTTTCCTGGCTTTCCTCCTGCGCCGCCGGTCGCCTGGTTTTTGGGATTTTTGTTTGTTGGTCGGTTCGCGGATGCTTTTCATCAACGAAAACTTCTACAGCGAACTCATGCCGTGGATGTCATGGATCCTCGCCAAAAAGGTCGAATACGTGATCACTTTTTTCCTGACGCCGTTTTTCCTTATGTTTCTCAGTCAGCTGTATCCTAGAGAATTCCGGCCTTGGGCTTCCAAAATTTTGCTGGGATTCAATGGATTGCTTGCGCTTTTGCAGCAGGCCATTTACGTGCGGGGGGTGGCGGGCGTTTCCGCCCCGATTTATGGATTGCTGATTTTGGTGCTGACCCGCCTCTCCCTGTGCCGGGGCCTCGGCGCGCCGGGGCCGCCCGGCTGCGCGCCCCCTTAGAATCCCTGTATGCGGCGATCCTGCGAATCATCCCGCGAAACACAAAAAAATGGAGTGGCACGACGGCATACCAATAAAGCCTTCCCAATAAACCTTTGGGTCTGAACGTTGCGGTTTGGATGAGCTTATCTCCTTGCGGGCTTGACACGATCTGAAACTCCAGCCAAGCCTCTCCGGGAAGCTTCATTTCCGCAAACAGCAGCAGGCGTCCGGCTGTGAAGTCCGCCTCCAGGACCCTCCAGAAATCCAAGGCATCGCCTGCTTCAATATTTGTGTCGTGCGTACGGCCGCGACGCAGGCCCACGCCACCCATCAGTTTGTCCAAAAATCCACGAATTTTCCAGAGCCAATTCCCGTAGTACCAGCCGCGTTGTCCACCGATCGCCCAGATATTCTCCAGAACCTGTGTACGGTTGCCCGTGATATCGAGCTCCCGCCTGTCTTTCAGGCACCCGAATTCAGGTACGCCTTTGAATATGTCCAAGCCTGACCCCGCAAAGCTCGAGCTGAGCGCATCCTTCCAGCTTGAAAACAGGCCTTGACCTTCGTAGAGGCTCAAGGCCATTTTGATCGCTTCGGGATAGGGAATCAGGTCAATATTGAGCTCCCCGGCAAGGTTGTTGGGCTTGCAGATCACATCGATCTTCATGCTGTTCACCAGATTGACCGCCAAAGGATAGGAAACCGAGGTCACAAAATATAACCAGTACGAAGATAGCCGTGGCGTCATCACGGGCACAGTAATGATCGTGCGACGCAAGCCACGCACCTTGGCAAATCCCAGCAACATCTCCTTGTAGCTCAGCACTTCGGAGCCACCGATATCAAAGCTTTTTCCGTAATAGTCCGGCTTCAAGGCAACGCCGGTCAGGAATTGCAGCACATTGGCGATTGCAATCGGTTGGCATTTGGTATCCAGCCACTTGGGGGTGATCATGACGGGCAATTTCTCGACGATGTCACGGATCAGTTCAAAGGAGGCGCTTCCAGCCCCGACAATGATGCCTGCACGAAGCGCTGTGACCGCAGCAGTGCCGCTGCGCAGCACCTCCTCCACATGTAGCCGCGAACGCAAATGCTTTGAAAGCGTCTGTTCGTTGGAGATCCCGCTCAAATAGATCACTTGCTGAATGCCGCAATCCCTTGTGAGCTTCAAGAAATTCAATGCCGATTTCGTCTCCAAATCATCAAAAGAATCCGTGGATGCCGCCATTGAGTGGATCAAATAGTAGGCAACATCGTACTTTCCGGTAATGCGCCGATCCTCCTCCATTTTCACAAAATCAACCTTGAAGAGATCAATTTGCGAATCCGCCCCTTTGGGCATGCGGAAAAGCGATGGATTCCGAACGCAACAGGTGACGTGATGACCTTCTCCCAGCAATTTGCGCAAGAGGTGCTGGCCGATGTAGCCGGTGGCGCCGGTAAGTAATACATTCATTTGTAAGAATTTAAAAACAATCGACGCGTAAAAAAGGGTATCTCCAAAGATTCATCCGGGAAGCCGGAAATGGAGTTTTCCTCCAACAAATTTACTCCCTATTTCAGACAACAGGTGGTACCTTTTCCATCACAGTGAGCATACGCATTCCCACATAGGAGGTGAAAATCGTAACGCCAAGGCCTTCCATCACCAAGAACACCGATGCGAAGGCCGGAGTCAAATAGCTCCCCATGATGGCGTTTTGATGAATGTAGACCATAAAATTGGGGTCAAGGAATTGTAGGTAAATGAATTGAAAGAAGGCAAAAGTGATGACAGCCCACATCGATGTACGAAATCCGACGGCAAACGTCTCGAGAAATTCAAACGGCGTTGCGTTTCGTTGCCGGAAGGCGCGCATCGCCAGAAATGCAAATGTGCCATGGATCAGGATATTCAATCCCCTCAAAT
This genomic stretch from Bacteroidota bacterium harbors:
- a CDS encoding Crp/Fnr family transcriptional regulator; its protein translation is MGKNPLLQDFLERLPMFSENERLAMSEQIDILEAKKGTLLLADGEVASKCYFVLKGCIRQYSMVDGEEKTTAFFTEEEAAVAFTSYTQGVPCSHFWICAEDSTLIVGAQNIEMEMYEQFPHLQAMTRMMVEQDFGKRQEEFAAFIVSSPEERYLHLMNNRPSLLQRVPQHQIASYLGVTPESLSRIRKRVQSKQA
- a CDS encoding class I SAM-dependent methyltransferase; the encoded protein is MSVGKIVNRIPVLGPAAIKVKKAVFGQKKFPGSAEYWESRYATGGNSGAGSYSLLAMHKAEIINAFVAENDIQTVIEFGCGDGNQLTLGKYPNYIGLDVSPTIIRHCMHLFKGDDSKSFFVYDSRAFQDNHEVFKVDLAMSLDVLYHLIEDEVFNNYMNHLFNAASKYVLVYSSNFQKAQNHHEIDRVFTDWIAQNRPDWEFWKKIDNKYKVDPKDPINSSKADFYFFRPKR
- a CDS encoding DUF4843 domain-containing protein, which gives rise to MQELKKIAPKIALLAALLLGMNLIYRQWLYPADRKAYSESAELVNAVQDSAEILYLGESSNFTIADQDVEKLSISQFLAQYFPKRKLGTVAKGALHAGNYYDMLRSIPSGSPVKTVVVTMNLRSFDASWIHSKLETALQKEMVLLKPGPPLWNRLMLSLRNYEIKSLAEREAQVKAQWAKDTLRFPEPFPYRNVIEWDSAIAKRKYLKHDTLSERNDAEIDLACHYVKTFAFQIDTVTNPRIQDFDRIVALAQARGWNLILNILPENMEQAERLVGKELTWLMRQNRDLLVRRYGKQKGVTVIDQLEALPNADFRDQDWTTEHYLEHGRRSVADRIAAAIKPIYPKDYVIPKQQNRLTNHSFFNDCEGGEVWSQMQTLDAVHAHGGLSASLTGNGKGQFGVTFTYPIPKLDSNSLDSIAFSCWVFSESQDHNAAIAWEASGDSTGYLWDSLQFRGLQQKPSEWQQIHFRIALWPNVAAADIIKVYPYNPSALPIWFDDIRIEFLGNGN
- a CDS encoding pirin family protein → MHLDILHKAQQGQGEFNFGAILENKPIGFPGDGGRGKPYSNLFYWAHAWTPGGDSTIGLHPHKGFEIMSFVLRGEIEHYDTKLREWRTLRAGDAQIIRAGNGVSHSEKIKEKSSIFQIWMDPNLNVTLGQPASYDDYPTEAFPLTEREGMVVKTYKGEGSPLHMVTPGVTIEELRMIKGTQTLTIGNGEVVSAYVLDGKLELHGTTLEVDDFFTASNAEMLTLDALEDSKLFVIRSPLEPGYPTYARFAR
- a CDS encoding SDR family oxidoreductase — translated: MNVLLTGATGYIGQHLLRKLLGEGHHVTCCVRNPSLFRMPKGADSQIDLFKVDFVKMEEDRRITGKYDVAYYLIHSMAASTDSFDDLETKSALNFLKLTRDCGIQQVIYLSGISNEQTLSKHLRSRLHVEEVLRSGTAAVTALRAGIIVGAGSASFELIRDIVEKLPVMITPKWLDTKCQPIAIANVLQFLTGVALKPDYYGKSFDIGGSEVLSYKEMLLGFAKVRGLRRTIITVPVMTPRLSSYWLYFVTSVSYPLAVNLVNSMKIDVICKPNNLAGELNIDLIPYPEAIKMALSLYEGQGLFSSWKDALSSSFAGSGLDIFKGVPEFGCLKDRRELDITGNRTQVLENIWAIGGQRGWYYGNWLWKIRGFLDKLMGGVGLRRGRTHDTNIEAGDALDFWRVLEADFTAGRLLLFAEMKLPGEAWLEFQIVSSPQGDKLIQTATFRPKGLLGRLYWYAVVPLHFFVFRGMIRRIAAYRDSKGARSRAAPARRGPGTGRGGSAPKSAIHKSGRKRPPPPARKWPAAKAQAIH
- a CDS encoding DUF4199 domain-containing protein produces the protein MKRTELQYGLYMLLGFVAFFFAMKGLGLYTNLNLRGLNILIHGTFAFLAMRAFRQRNATPFEFLETFAVGFRTSMWAVITFAFFQFIYLQFLDPNFMVYIHQNAIMGSYLTPAFASVFLVMEGLGVTIFTSYVGMRMLTVMEKVPPVV
- a CDS encoding DUF4386 domain-containing protein; amino-acid sequence: MKTAQNPLLGSGALRKAALTSSISLLVMFVAAMVAEFAFHQGLIVQGNASLTATKIGEASGLARIGLGCFVLVLLCDLLVTWGLYVFFKPVHPRASMVSAALRLLYSLLFGAAIFRLFLGFSLVQNGGSEAANMEAMQQFQAFDGQWAFAMIIFGIHVLVLGFLVMRSGFMPKLLSVLLFIAGCAYCVDNAAKLWMPDYAQIKDGMTVVVALSGILSEVGLAVWLLLRGGKTKIATAK
- a CDS encoding type IIA DNA topoisomerase subunit B, whose protein sequence is MAAENKGGVYDESSIKSLDPLEHIRIRPGMYIGKLGDGSSPEDGIYILLKEVIDNSIDEFMMGAGKTIEVTVTQHKVRVRDYGRGIPLGKVIDCVSQINTGGKFDSESFQKSIGLNGVGTKAVNALSSSFSVQAYRDNKTKLAEFEFGKLVKDEPIVENSMRHGTLTIFTPDESIFRNYKYNQEYVENLIRNYVFLNRGLTIILNGEKYASENGLKDLLEFNTTEEERRYPVIHFADEDIEVAMTHGSQYGEQYYSFVNGQNTSQGGTHLAAFREAIVKAAREFYGKPFEASDVRASIVGAIAVRVQEPVFESQTKTKLGSVNTEPKGEGKVIRTWINDIVSKQLDNFLHKNPTIADELLKRIRQSERERKDIAGIKKLANDRAKKANLHNKKLRDCKIHFDTQHERNGETVIFITEGDSASGSITTARDPQTQAVFSLRGKPLNCHGLTKKIVYENEEFNLLQHALNIEDGIEGLRYHKIIVATDADVDGMHIRLLLLTFFLQFFPEIVRNGHLYILQTPLFRVRNKKETIYCYDENEKQAAMVKLGKNPEITRFKGLGEISPNEFGAFIGEHMRLDPVIIRKDSKITEMLDYYMGKNTPDRQDFIIDNLRVEKLTVEEVA
- a CDS encoding T9SS type A sorting domain-containing protein produces the protein MKKIVLGIFLGLVVSSGLIGQQVRNCNTMENQARLEALDPNLASVRARIEAQTAAFVDQYDDQGQDVVYNIPVVVHVVYNTTTQNISDAQIQSQLTVLNNDFRRLNADKVNTPAAWTSIAADCEINFCLATVDPTGAATTGITRTSTAVTSFVDDDAVKSNATGGKTAWDATKYLNLWVCPLGGGLLGYAQFPGGPVSTDGVVINYTAFGTSGTATAPFNKGRTATHEVGHWLNLYHIWGDDCGQGDGTCSAGSECSGSDAVTDTPNQCEMVYGNPAVGSVRTDGCTTTSPGVMYQNYMDYTDDAAMNIFTMGQKARMVAVMTGARASLATSNGCGAGTTTYCASSGSSTADEWIQTVAVGAFTNNSGNNGGYGNYTGTNVNLTKGVATGITLTPGYTATAYPEWWKLWIDLNNDKDFADAGELLYNSGSAATGARTGSITVPTTATATVTRMRISMKYNAAQTECEAFSYGEVEDYQVTLSSSTTCGNPASLSVSGITSSGATLNWAAVTGATSYNVQYKINGGTTWTTTTSTTNSKALTGLAAATTYNWQVQAVCSGGNSAYVAGANFTTSAATCTDSYEANETSATAKTITRNTNVLAKICTATDIDWFTFTTLSTAPKVKITLTTLPADYDVYLYASNGTTLLGSSTNGSTTSEAIIYNTSTVAATYRIKVVGYNGAFNTATSYTLRAGTQAANWTRMSGPQQTVAKEGVDVLVDEMQVWPNPTSQNLFVNYLATTEGAATMTIMDLSGRILVNRSVDLIAGANTIDVNMDALADGMYIVRMQTATTSRNAKVQVMR